The stretch of DNA GTTTGGTCTTGATGTGTCGGACCAGATTCGAAGCCCGGATGTTCAAGTTGCAACCGGACACAGGACAGACTTTCAAACGCTCTTTGCCCGGGGTCTTGGCGACTGGCCCACTCTGATCGAAACCATTGGACACTCTAGATTGATTCGACATATTCAAGGTCAAGTCGAGATCGGATTGGAAGTCGTCCATGTCGGCGTATTGCGCCGAATTAGCGAGCGATTCATCAAGATGGGGATGACGGGTCTTAATGTGACGTGCGATGTTGGAGGCCCGCATCTTCAGTCGACAAGCTGGATCCGGACAAATCTTCAAGCGCTCTTTGCCTTTCCGTAATCGCGCGGCCAGAATGGAATCCGAATAACTGGCCGATAATAACGACGAATCTCCGTTTTCGTCCGGATAATCTTGCAGGACTATTCCATTGAGAACTTGACGAACTTTGGCTTGACTGACGTCCAATGGGAGCTCATGACGTTTCATAAGATGATCAAGAAATCGGCTTTTCTTGCCCTCCCATTCGCACCCGTCCTCGATGCACTTGCAAAGATATCGCTTGGTTTGCGATTTCCGCTCGGCCTTTTCGGTATCTTCATCAGGTTCAATCAAAGGGAAGATCAAAGCCGACGAATTCTCATCGGAGGCTGATGAGCAATTCGAGGAGTGGATCTCCGTCAGAGGTGTTTTTCCACCGTTGGTCACCACTTGGTCtatgtttgcaaaagaaaaaaaaatagtttcatGTACGTACAATAGGGTTGTATTTAAAGCAGATGGAGATCTTACCTGCAGCTGTTTCCTCAGGTGTCACATTCGGATGTGGAACGAGTTTGGTCACCCCTCCAACACTTCGATAGAACGCCAAGAGATCGTCCAGGTCGTCCTCGTGCTCATCGCAGATATTCCCAAGCTCTTCATGGGCGTTCACTGCCATGTCGTGGGTTTTACAATAAGCATTGGGACAATGCATACAGTAATTCACGGCCGGTTTTCCACAATGAACGCAATGATGCCAAGGGCAGAACCACTTTTCTCTCGGCATCTTCTCTCGGCCTAGACATTCCAGATGGTAGACCTTGGGACAGGTCTTGTAGTCGCACATCAGGAGCTGACCATCATCCATGCAACGGAAACAGAGATCCTCCCAGActttcttgggcttcttgatcttggctttcttcttcttccttccgTCTATGGTGAGGACACTCTTACCGTCCTTCGGTTTCTCGCCTATGAAGCCGGAGCAATTCTTAGCACCGCACAAGCATTTGGTTTTGACTTCACCCACGGCCTCGAATTGGTAGTTGAAAGTGAGCTCAGAGCCCGATTTGATGTTCTCCTTCGCGAATAAGCCCACCCTCGTGTCACCATTGACCGTCCATTTTTGTGTTTCGCAATTCGGGTCACACGAATGGTTCATAAACCTGGACATATTGCCCTTGGGGCCTGCGTCAATCATCCGATGGTTGTCCATGGTCATGTAGTAGAAGTTACTCTCCGCTTTTCGTTGAAGACTGCTCTGTAGGCGGCGTTGAAATTCGTCTTGCGTGATGAGCTCACCTACGTATTCAATGATGAAGTCACCCTTTTTAACGTCCTCTCCCACCACCAAGGCCCAACCACGGCCTTGAGTGAGGCCCACGGTTAACTTTGGGTAGAGACGTTTGGTGAATCTCTGGTTTTGACATTTCTCTTTGGATGGACACGAGGAGGGACGGCATTCCACCATGAGGTATCGGTTGATGCACTCACTATCGGGGCCACACGGAGATTCTTGTTCAAAATCACAATCACAGGTCTTGTCGGAGGCGTCTTCGGTGTATACGGGACAATCGCCGTAAGGGcgattggccttgattttggtgTACATGGGTGGTTTGAGACTCTTGGAAAGGCGGGCTTTGTCCACATTGGCAGCTTCGCGAGCCTCTTTCTCTTTAGTGTAGACATTGAACGCTTCGGCAGCTTCGCGTAAGCCTCTTTTGTAGGCCGCATTCAGACCCTTGGCACTATCGGACGGGATCTTTTCTGCGTCCCCATCCTCATAGAGGAAACAGCGCCCTTGATTGATCCAAAAATATTCCTTCGAGCCGCAGAACTGGATGGGGAATTCGCCCGTTTCGTGGGGAAGCTTCTCAATATTGGCCGGGACCTTGGCGGGATGCAATACAGTGGCTGGCCACCAACGATAATTTCCTAGTTTCACCCACACGACCTCGTTGTACAAAGGCATACGTCCCACTTCGCAACTATCACAGACAAACACGCCCTCTGGCGGTTTGATTTGCAAGCATTCCGTGTGGAAGCTCGCCGGACATTTCTCGCAGCAAATGAGAGAGCCTCCCTTTGAACATAAAAAGCACCAATTGGTGTTCACGTGAAGTGATCCTCCGGATTTACGGTTGGCCGGCGGCGTGTAATGCTTCGGGCACACGATCTGCGTGCTCGTGATTTGAACCGTGCCCGCAGTCACGCAGAAATCTCCAGAATGATAGGCCGTCGGACAACGAATGCACTTCAACAGTCGAGAGGAGTACTTCATGAATGGCTCTTTGGGATTGGTCGAGGCACATGTATGGCACATATGAACCGGGCAGACGAACTTGTTGTCGCCAACGCGCGTCTGAGGCCACATCCCGGAATCACGAAGGCACTCCAAATGGTAGAATCGGCCGCAGCCAGGCGAAGTGCAGCGACTGACCTGTTTAGCGGGAGACTTGCAGATATGACAAGCATGAACCCCCGACGTGCACTCCGAGCATTTCCAGTCCTCTTTGCTCGAGGTTTGCACTTGAATGCAGCTCAAGTGAAAAGAATTCCCACATACCCCGCGACATCGCACCAGATCGTTCTGTTGGTTCTCGACCTCTTCGCAGATCATGCAGCAATTCTCTTTCTTCCATTGGCCAATCAACTCTAGGGTTGGGGGTTGTCGACACACGACATTCTTGGCTGACCTGATGCTACTGCTCACGGACGAGGCATCGTTGAAAGCCTCGTCCTCAGAGTCCAAAATCACATAGTCGTCTTCACCCTGGATCGAGGATCGACTGTCATCCACTTGTTCACTATGCACGAGGTTGGAGGCTTGCTCTTGGTAGAAACGACGCTCTAAGCACGCCGCATCAGCCCAGAGCTTGCCCAGCTTCTTGTCGGTCTCGGCATTATCCTCGCACTCTGCCCGGATCcgatcaaaattggccaaatgaaaTAGCTTGAATCCCGTCTTGAGCTTTCGCCGATGTGCCTCGAGGGTTTCGGCGGGAATGGCTTGAATAAGCCGATCAGCTTGGGCAAATCGGGGCTTCTTGGCCAACGACTCCTCTTCGCTCACGCTGCTATCAACCGTGGTTCCACTGATGGTGCGTTTTCGCTTCCTGGAAGCGCCGGAGAGGGTGGAACTTCCACTTTGAAAGCGTTGGCGTGGACCCTTAAGAAGGAGCTCTTGAGAGAGGGCCTTCAGTTGGATTACTCGCTCTTGCGAGGATAAACTCAGCGACTTTTCGGCACCTGAAAGTGATTTGTGAATGGAGTTCAACAACAAGTAAGCAAAGTACTTTTGTTCATATTATGATTTAAGAACTAAATCATGATGTAGAAATGATAATCTTTTTCAGGCTGAGATTTGCCACAAATTCTcgcgttctttttttttaacaagaaaATATCGTAAAACTTTTTAGTATTAACCCTGTAATTCCATGAAGTGCTAATAGAAATGACTTATTCTGAAGTGTTCTGGGTATCACCACAATATGAACATATAGTAATGGGTATCATTACATGTGAAAGATATAAACATGGTGGAGAGgactcaaaaattcaaaaccagGGTACagtttcaagaaatgaaaatgtttcttaATTCCTTTGAGGGTTTAGTGTTCTTGAcgaattattattattactgtTGCTATTAGCGCAAACATCATAACATAAAAGACCATGTCATCGTCAAGGCACTGGAAATTACagccaagaaaaaagagaaaaaaagagaaagttATGTGACTAAAAACATTACATAATAATGGAGCAATTCAAgcacaaaaaaagattctttcTGATGGAAAGGTTGGGGTTGAAAGAGAGATTGGTTTCGGtaacaaagaaacaaaataatACAAAAACAAACGCTTACCTTCAACAGCTTCCTCCCAGCCCAATTTGGCAGTCTTTCCATTGGGAATATAGGCTCGAAGCACTTTGGGTCCGTGCTTGGTTCCGCGGACTTTCTTCCTGATCATTTCAGTCTTTTGGTGGAACTCTTCGATCCCCTCATATTCCATGATGTACGAATTGAGAACCCAAGCTCGTTGAACAGGTCTCCCGTAGAACTGAACGTGATACTCCCTCTGCAATTGGTTCCTCTTCGTGCTAATACGTGTATAGATTCCAATGTCGGGATCGCTCAAGGCTGCACAAGGCCAAAAGCATGTACTTCCCACTCTCGCCCATAGCATGCAACCTTCTTCAAACGCGGCCGGAGAGGTCATTTCGAATTGGCGCATTTTCTCGGCCAAGTCCTCGGGTGTGGCCGACCGAATCTCGCGTTTCGGGCATTGCATCGGACTCGCGCGATTCGAATGATTCAGGTCTGGTGTGAATGGTCTGATCACACGACGACCACTCTTGGTGACTTTGCAGGAGGAGGGCTCTTCGGTTTCTGATTCCAATTCCTCTTTGATGAATGCATTCGTTGGAAGAAGTATGGAATCTTCATCGTCCATCTCACCTCCATCGTCTTCCATTACGACATCATTTCGGGTTGTTGACCAATTGAAGGCCGAGGAGGTGAGGCTGGGCACATGTTCTATTATTTCATCGAGTAAACATGTGGCTATTGATAGTccttcatcttggatcagaCTCGCATCAGTCTCTGTTTGACTCTCACACGAATTTTGATGGGATTCGCTCTCGAGGACTTCCGATTCTGTGCTTCTTTCCTTtcgttgttgatgttgttggtcttcttcatgctcttctctttcttcttcctggGCCCTCCTTTCCTGCGCTATATCTTCATGTTGACCGTTCAGAGGGGAGGCAGGGGAGGCGGAgaaggcggaggaggaggaggaggaggaggaacaggatatgatcttctccttcttttcctcgtcttcctGGTCCTCCATGATCATCACCCTGTTTTCGCGCAGGACGACCCGTTCCGAATCTGTCGTTGGATCGGCCCCAGCTTTTTCGGGTTGCTCGTCAGCTGCTGCCGCGTCAATCGAGGTACTCTGACTGAGAGACGACTGATCATCAGATTCGCCTTTCTCCTCTATCACGGAACAACTCGGGCTGGACGGAGGGTCGGCTACGATATCGAGCTTGGATTTCTCACAAGAGTTGGGGGGGTCTAGGGTCTTGGCGAGACCGTTGGATCGTTCCATGTTAATGTCTTGAAAGAGGCGCGGTTGGATGTTGTTAAATGAGATGTTATCCTCAGGGTCAACCACGACGGATATGGTGGAGGCGGTCGAATCCAATAACGGATCCTCAACTGGACTGTGCTCGAAGGCCTCGATGAAGGAGGCTTGACGGTTTTGACTGAAAATAAAGCTCCACTCGGTGGTGGTGTCTAAGTTCACTTTCACGGACTTGGGCTCCACCCACTGGATCAATGACTCGGGGGAATCCGATATGGGGGCTTGAAATGATCGAGCCTGGTAATGAATCACTTCGGCTGAGCCGTCCTGGTCTGCACTGTCTGACTCACTGACACTGTCAATATCACTAATGAAGCTGTGCACGGCTTCCACTTGCGGTCGAAAGATGACACTAGCCGCGTTTCGACGCTTGGATCCACGTTTGAGGCGTTCCAAGTCCTCGCTGAGCGCCGCCTTGTTCTGCGAGCGTTTCTCCACTTGATTGGGTGTGAGAACAGACAAAATGGCTCGCTCGGCCTGATCTCGATCCGCCTTGGCCAATCGTACCCGGGGGTAGATGGAGAAAGGGGATAGGTGGCCCGCTTGTCGGGTCACCCGTTGACCTCGGATCAAGCCTCGGGCTCGACGTGCTCCACCTCGTGCGGCACGACCTCGCCTATTGACCCCGGGGACGAGCACCTTCCGCGATCGTCCTCGAGGTCCACCTCGTCCTCCGTGGATGGGATTGGGTGACAGGCATGTCTTGGCACCGGAGCGGGTCGAGGAGGTGGTGGACGATAAAGGTGCCTAAGTAGTAGAAAATGACGGAGCTTGAGATGCGTTCAACTGAGGGTGCCACGAACGACAGCAACTCGAGAGGAGCGAGTCCGCTGTTCCACGGCCAAATCGGCCGAACCCACGCGATATCATTGGCTCTCTTTCTAtatccctcctcctcctcctcctcctccctgtTCTTTCTATGGCCCGACCGTCTACGACGACATACAATACCGAGCTCTGGACAAGGAGCCGGGCCGTCGCTCTTCGCTCGGATTCCTCGGGCGCGATATCCATCCACCAACATGGACCAATGCTGGCCGACGCCAAACAACACAACTCGAAACCCACCGACTCAAGGAACGACCCACCACCGAACGCCACCGACGGAGGCCGAAACCCAGCTAGACGAGAGCTCGAGGGTtcgagagtgagtgagttcgtgagtaagagagagagtgagagagagagagagacagtcAGAGAACACATGAAGGACGAGACTCGCATCGATTCCGGTGTCGAGTGATGTTCGCGTCTTGGCGCTCGCGGGCGCGCCCTCTCCCGTAACTAACAACCTCAACATCATCCGTCTCCTGGTCTGACTCGATTTCGGCCCGTGTCTCTCCTTTAGTTAGGACTCCCTGGACCTGGAGATggtcgtcgttgttgtcgttgttgttgttgctgttgttgttggactGTCAGTCCATGGCCAAagatagaagaagaagagaccaGGAACGGCCTCCATCGAGCGTGCGTGCGCTCAGAAAGTAGTACTTCTCTGCAAGCCCCAAATCACCAccatccttccttccttccttcagaACTACCGACCGCCAAGTGCCAATTCAAAACTCAATTCAAGTTACTCATCCATGCTGGATCCTCGGGGGGTGGGCATGGCAGCATGCCAATGGGATGCCCAGCATGCATTACATTGGAACATACGAATGAATTGTCTTTTTACCTATCTTAAGAAAAACTGTAATGGCTAATCTTTCTTCCCTTCTTCCCGCTCAGGTCTCTTTCCCGGCTAAATTCGGAATCCTCCATTTCCGTAGCCCTAGTATTGCCTAAAGGCCGTGGATCAGCCTTGGCTAGCCCGCTCACCTCGTTCCTCCGATCTTTGACCATTCCCTCAGTTTCGATTTCTCGAGTCCAGCGAGTCCCGCGGATTTGGCGCCAAATTGATCGAGCATTGAGCGGACGAGACGACTACGCTACGTTGGACTACTCACCATGAGGGAACAACCGTCCCATGCCTCCTAGGACGCCGGGGATCCGTCAAAGGCGTTGCCACAGcctccactcactcactcagtctcTCACCAATGGTCCAGAGGTCTGAACCAAACACGACCTCTGGGGAGTGAGTCTGGACCTCAAGCGATATTTTCTGATGGGATGGAGCCACCGGATTGGAACCCACTCTTCTGTtgtcgctcactcactcagtctcTCTCTTAATCTCACGCTTTGTAGCTGAGCGTTTACCAAGCCTCCTCCTTTTTGTCGGTTTTCGCTAGCAACCTGACGGAGCATGGAAGTAAAGGACTCGCCGGACGAGGAATTCGATAGCGCGCGTTTTCCCGTCGATCCAAGCCTGCTAGACCGGTGCAGGATCAAGAAAAATACGAACCAGAGGCGACAACCTAATTCGAGAAGCCCGATGTCGACTTTGGAGATTGAAAGAAGGCAGCACTTCGACACGACAAGTCAAGTCTTCTTCCATCCTACTAGCATGGGACCGGGCTCAAGGGTGCCCAATGCTGGATAAGCCGGATTGTCGTCACCTTGTCCAAGATGACCGGAGTCAAGCTAGCTGGAATCTGACGTCTGCCCGGAATGAATTGAACGGATGGACATCCTGGTCGGTGAAAAGCACATGCTCAAGTTGATTGTCCAAGATGCC from Tigriopus californicus strain San Diego chromosome 3, Tcal_SD_v2.1, whole genome shotgun sequence encodes:
- the LOC131878504 gene encoding uncharacterized protein LOC131878504 isoform X2, translating into MLVDGYRARGIRAKSDGPAPCPELGIAPLSSTTSSTRSGAKTCLSPNPIHGGRGGPRGRSRKVLVPGVNRRGRAARGGARRARGLIRGQRVTRQAGHLSPFSIYPRVRLAKADRDQAERAILSVLTPNQVEKRSQNKAALSEDLERLKRGSKRRNAASVIFRPQVEAVHSFISDIDSVSESDSADQDGSAEVIHYQARSFQAPISDSPESLIQWVEPKSVKVNLDTTTEWSFIFSQNRQASFIEAFEHSPVEDPLLDSTASTISVVVDPEDNISFNNIQPRLFQDINMERSNGLAKTLDPPNSCEKSKLDIVADPPSSPSCSVIEEKGESDDQSSLSQSTSIDAAAADEQPEKAGADPTTDSERVVLRENRVMIMEDQEDEEKKEKIISCSSSSSSSSAFSASPASPLNGQHEDIAQERRAQEEEREEHEEDQQHQQRKERSTESEVLESESHQNSCESQTETDASLIQDEGLSIATCLLDEIIEHVPSLTSSAFNWSTTRNDVVMEDDGGEMDDEDSILLPTNAFIKEELESETEEPSSCKVTKSGRRVIRPFTPDLNHSNRASPMQCPKREIRSATPEDLAEKMRQFEMTSPAAFEEGCMLWARVGSTCFWPCAALSDPDIGIYTRISTKRNQLQREYHVQFYGRPVQRAWVLNSYIMEYEGIEEFHQKTEMIRKKVRGTKHGPKVLRAYIPNGKTAKLGWEEAVEGAEKSLSLSSQERVIQLKALSQELLLKGPRQRFQSGSSTLSGASRKRKRTISGTTVDSSVSEEESLAKKPRFAQADRLIQAIPAETLEAHRRKLKTGFKLFHLANFDRIRAECEDNAETDKKLGKLWADAACLERRFYQEQASNLVHSEQVDDSRSSIQGEDDYVILDSEDEAFNDASSVSSSIRSAKNVVCRQPPTLELIGQWKKENCCMICEEVENQQNDLVRCRGVCGNSFHLSCIQVQTSSKEDWKCSECTSGVHACHICKSPAKQVSRCTSPGCGRFYHLECLRDSGMWPQTRVGDNKFVCPVHMCHTCASTNPKEPFMKYSSRLLKCIRCPTAYHSGDFCVTAGTVQITSTQIVCPKHYTPPANRKSGGSLHVNTNWCFLCSKGGSLICCEKCPASFHTECLQIKPPEGVFVCDSCEVGRMPLYNEVVWVKLGNYRWWPATVLHPAKVPANIEKLPHETGEFPIQFCGSKEYFWINQGRCFLYEDGDAEKIPSDSAKGLNAAYKRGLREAAEAFNVYTKEKEAREAANVDKARLSKSLKPPMYTKIKANRPYGDCPVYTEDASDKTCDCDFEQESPCGPDSECINRYLMVECRPSSCPSKEKCQNQRFTKRLYPKLTVGLTQGRGWALVVGEDVKKGDFIIEYVGELITQDEFQRRLQSSLQRKAESNFYYMTMDNHRMIDAGPKGNMSRFMNHSCDPNCETQKWTVNGDTRVGLFAKENIKSGSELTFNYQFEAVGEVKTKCLCGAKNCSGFIGEKPKDGKSVLTIDGRKKKKAKIKKPKKVWEDLCFRCMDDGQLLMCDYKTCPKVYHLECLGREKMPREKWFCPWHHCVHCGKPAVNYCMHCPNAYCKTHDMAVNAHEELGNICDEHEDDLDDLLAFYRSVGGVTKLVPHPNVTPEETAADQVVTNGGKTPLTEIHSSNCSSASDENSSALIFPLIEPDEDTEKAERKSQTKRYLCKCIEDGCEWEGKKSRFLDHLMKRHELPLDVSQAKVRQVLNGIVLQDYPDENGDSSLLSASYSDSILAARLRKGKERLKICPDPACRLKMRASNIARHIKTRHPHLDESLANSAQYADMDDFQSDLDLTLNMSNQSRVSNGFDQSGPVAKTPGKERLKVCPVSGCNLNIRASNLVRHIKTKHPEVDESISLKATYADQRPRTSFTPQQFVTPNTSALNLSEVSNDSTDKFGKERMFTCKYCGVQMRASNLGRHIKARHEREDGSNPIYISPPETESGRRMQVRCPACNLILRPSNFNRHWARRHPAQPLPDVRERRQMYIEADEAEIDDTDDGLQNGESGMGAISVEPVFYGEANVGGVPFEMDDEEGSLEDITFDDDYDARNGPVKYSTPQMNAQSSQLNLSGSSSKHIPASMRELKYRCDTCGYVSRFRQNLDRHCKKRTHYSEYLLRTSKNPHVYVQTPDQAIQDVPPSPAKLPPPPLSQRLDLVEDEDQMMMLTPQVCLEGGASEEEDDEELEEIEDDIQADPVVDNNDLEQEESQPTPEEEQPSRPQPSPNKNDFCNFDLNGILGDSSSEDDDDGIINVDYKIL
- the LOC131878504 gene encoding uncharacterized protein LOC131878504 isoform X3; its protein translation is MVKDRRNEAPLSSTTSSTRSGAKTCLSPNPIHGGRGGPRGRSRKVLVPGVNRRGRAARGGARRARGLIRGQRVTRQAGHLSPFSIYPRVRLAKADRDQAERAILSVLTPNQVEKRSQNKAALSEDLERLKRGSKRRNAASVIFRPQVEAVHSFISDIDSVSESDSADQDGSAEVIHYQARSFQAPISDSPESLIQWVEPKSVKVNLDTTTEWSFIFSQNRQASFIEAFEHSPVEDPLLDSTASTISVVVDPEDNISFNNIQPRLFQDINMERSNGLAKTLDPPNSCEKSKLDIVADPPSSPSCSVIEEKGESDDQSSLSQSTSIDAAAADEQPEKAGADPTTDSERVVLRENRVMIMEDQEDEEKKEKIISCSSSSSSSSAFSASPASPLNGQHEDIAQERRAQEEEREEHEEDQQHQQRKERSTESEVLESESHQNSCESQTETDASLIQDEGLSIATCLLDEIIEHVPSLTSSAFNWSTTRNDVVMEDDGGEMDDEDSILLPTNAFIKEELESETEEPSSCKVTKSGRRVIRPFTPDLNHSNRASPMQCPKREIRSATPEDLAEKMRQFEMTSPAAFEEGCMLWARVGSTCFWPCAALSDPDIGIYTRISTKRNQLQREYHVQFYGRPVQRAWVLNSYIMEYEGIEEFHQKTEMIRKKVRGTKHGPKVLRAYIPNGKTAKLGWEEAVEGAEKSLSLSSQERVIQLKALSQELLLKGPRQRFQSGSSTLSGASRKRKRTISGTTVDSSVSEEESLAKKPRFAQADRLIQAIPAETLEAHRRKLKTGFKLFHLANFDRIRAECEDNAETDKKLGKLWADAACLERRFYQEQASNLVHSEQVDDSRSSIQGEDDYVILDSEDEAFNDASSVSSSIRSAKNVVCRQPPTLELIGQWKKENCCMICEEVENQQNDLVRCRGVCGNSFHLSCIQVQTSSKEDWKCSECTSGVHACHICKSPAKQVSRCTSPGCGRFYHLECLRDSGMWPQTRVGDNKFVCPVHMCHTCASTNPKEPFMKYSSRLLKCIRCPTAYHSGDFCVTAGTVQITSTQIVCPKHYTPPANRKSGGSLHVNTNWCFLCSKGGSLICCEKCPASFHTECLQIKPPEGVFVCDSCEVGRMPLYNEVVWVKLGNYRWWPATVLHPAKVPANIEKLPHETGEFPIQFCGSKEYFWINQGRCFLYEDGDAEKIPSDSAKGLNAAYKRGLREAAEAFNVYTKEKEAREAANVDKARLSKSLKPPMYTKIKANRPYGDCPVYTEDASDKTCDCDFEQESPCGPDSECINRYLMVECRPSSCPSKEKCQNQRFTKRLYPKLTVGLTQGRGWALVVGEDVKKGDFIIEYVGELITQDEFQRRLQSSLQRKAESNFYYMTMDNHRMIDAGPKGNMSRFMNHSCDPNCETQKWTVNGDTRVGLFAKENIKSGSELTFNYQFEAVGEVKTKCLCGAKNCSGFIGEKPKDGKSVLTIDGRKKKKAKIKKPKKVWEDLCFRCMDDGQLLMCDYKTCPKVYHLECLGREKMPREKWFCPWHHCVHCGKPAVNYCMHCPNAYCKTHDMAVNAHEELGNICDEHEDDLDDLLAFYRSVGGVTKLVPHPNVTPEETAADQVVTNGGKTPLTEIHSSNCSSASDENSSALIFPLIEPDEDTEKAERKSQTKRYLCKCIEDGCEWEGKKSRFLDHLMKRHELPLDVSQAKVRQVLNGIVLQDYPDENGDSSLLSASYSDSILAARLRKGKERLKICPDPACRLKMRASNIARHIKTRHPHLDESLANSAQYADMDDFQSDLDLTLNMSNQSRVSNGFDQSGPVAKTPGKERLKVCPVSGCNLNIRASNLVRHIKTKHPEVDESISLKATYADQRPRTSFTPQQFVTPNTSALNLSEVSNDSTDKFGKERMFTCKYCGVQMRASNLGRHIKARHEREDGSNPIYISPPETESGRRMQVRCPACNLILRPSNFNRHWARRHPAQPLPDVRERRQMYIEADEAEIDDTDDGLQNGESGMGAISVEPVFYGEANVGGVPFEMDDEEGSLEDITFDDDYDARNGPVKYSTPQMNAQSSQLNLSGSSSKHIPASMRELKYRCDTCGYVSRFRQNLDRHCKKRTHYSEYLLRTSKNPHVYVQTPDQAIQDVPPSPAKLPPPPLSQRLDLVEDEDQMMMLTPQVCLEGGASEEEDDEELEEIEDDIQADPVVDNNDLEQEESQPTPEEEQPSRPQPSPNKNDFCNFDLNGILGDSSSEDDDDGIINVDYKIL
- the LOC131878504 gene encoding uncharacterized protein LOC131878504 isoform X1, which produces MEEDLTCRVEVLPSFNLQSRHRASRIRLSPLAPLSSTTSSTRSGAKTCLSPNPIHGGRGGPRGRSRKVLVPGVNRRGRAARGGARRARGLIRGQRVTRQAGHLSPFSIYPRVRLAKADRDQAERAILSVLTPNQVEKRSQNKAALSEDLERLKRGSKRRNAASVIFRPQVEAVHSFISDIDSVSESDSADQDGSAEVIHYQARSFQAPISDSPESLIQWVEPKSVKVNLDTTTEWSFIFSQNRQASFIEAFEHSPVEDPLLDSTASTISVVVDPEDNISFNNIQPRLFQDINMERSNGLAKTLDPPNSCEKSKLDIVADPPSSPSCSVIEEKGESDDQSSLSQSTSIDAAAADEQPEKAGADPTTDSERVVLRENRVMIMEDQEDEEKKEKIISCSSSSSSSSAFSASPASPLNGQHEDIAQERRAQEEEREEHEEDQQHQQRKERSTESEVLESESHQNSCESQTETDASLIQDEGLSIATCLLDEIIEHVPSLTSSAFNWSTTRNDVVMEDDGGEMDDEDSILLPTNAFIKEELESETEEPSSCKVTKSGRRVIRPFTPDLNHSNRASPMQCPKREIRSATPEDLAEKMRQFEMTSPAAFEEGCMLWARVGSTCFWPCAALSDPDIGIYTRISTKRNQLQREYHVQFYGRPVQRAWVLNSYIMEYEGIEEFHQKTEMIRKKVRGTKHGPKVLRAYIPNGKTAKLGWEEAVEGAEKSLSLSSQERVIQLKALSQELLLKGPRQRFQSGSSTLSGASRKRKRTISGTTVDSSVSEEESLAKKPRFAQADRLIQAIPAETLEAHRRKLKTGFKLFHLANFDRIRAECEDNAETDKKLGKLWADAACLERRFYQEQASNLVHSEQVDDSRSSIQGEDDYVILDSEDEAFNDASSVSSSIRSAKNVVCRQPPTLELIGQWKKENCCMICEEVENQQNDLVRCRGVCGNSFHLSCIQVQTSSKEDWKCSECTSGVHACHICKSPAKQVSRCTSPGCGRFYHLECLRDSGMWPQTRVGDNKFVCPVHMCHTCASTNPKEPFMKYSSRLLKCIRCPTAYHSGDFCVTAGTVQITSTQIVCPKHYTPPANRKSGGSLHVNTNWCFLCSKGGSLICCEKCPASFHTECLQIKPPEGVFVCDSCEVGRMPLYNEVVWVKLGNYRWWPATVLHPAKVPANIEKLPHETGEFPIQFCGSKEYFWINQGRCFLYEDGDAEKIPSDSAKGLNAAYKRGLREAAEAFNVYTKEKEAREAANVDKARLSKSLKPPMYTKIKANRPYGDCPVYTEDASDKTCDCDFEQESPCGPDSECINRYLMVECRPSSCPSKEKCQNQRFTKRLYPKLTVGLTQGRGWALVVGEDVKKGDFIIEYVGELITQDEFQRRLQSSLQRKAESNFYYMTMDNHRMIDAGPKGNMSRFMNHSCDPNCETQKWTVNGDTRVGLFAKENIKSGSELTFNYQFEAVGEVKTKCLCGAKNCSGFIGEKPKDGKSVLTIDGRKKKKAKIKKPKKVWEDLCFRCMDDGQLLMCDYKTCPKVYHLECLGREKMPREKWFCPWHHCVHCGKPAVNYCMHCPNAYCKTHDMAVNAHEELGNICDEHEDDLDDLLAFYRSVGGVTKLVPHPNVTPEETAADQVVTNGGKTPLTEIHSSNCSSASDENSSALIFPLIEPDEDTEKAERKSQTKRYLCKCIEDGCEWEGKKSRFLDHLMKRHELPLDVSQAKVRQVLNGIVLQDYPDENGDSSLLSASYSDSILAARLRKGKERLKICPDPACRLKMRASNIARHIKTRHPHLDESLANSAQYADMDDFQSDLDLTLNMSNQSRVSNGFDQSGPVAKTPGKERLKVCPVSGCNLNIRASNLVRHIKTKHPEVDESISLKATYADQRPRTSFTPQQFVTPNTSALNLSEVSNDSTDKFGKERMFTCKYCGVQMRASNLGRHIKARHEREDGSNPIYISPPETESGRRMQVRCPACNLILRPSNFNRHWARRHPAQPLPDVRERRQMYIEADEAEIDDTDDGLQNGESGMGAISVEPVFYGEANVGGVPFEMDDEEGSLEDITFDDDYDARNGPVKYSTPQMNAQSSQLNLSGSSSKHIPASMRELKYRCDTCGYVSRFRQNLDRHCKKRTHYSEYLLRTSKNPHVYVQTPDQAIQDVPPSPAKLPPPPLSQRLDLVEDEDQMMMLTPQVCLEGGASEEEDDEELEEIEDDIQADPVVDNNDLEQEESQPTPEEEQPSRPQPSPNKNDFCNFDLNGILGDSSSEDDDDGIINVDYKIL